A stretch of DNA from Cryptomeria japonica chromosome 4, Sugi_1.0, whole genome shotgun sequence:
TGGTAACTTGGCCTCTGTCTCCACAAATTAACCAGCCAGCGCACTTTAAATCCTACATCCCAACGCAATGGTCACAGATCACAACTTCCTCTGCCAAATCGTGCCAAACGTGATCCATTTCCACTTGAAACTTCCACATCTCCTTATGTTAGCAAGCCCATGAGCGGTACTCTCACATCGATCAACAATTCCCTAGGAACAAGACACAAAAAAATGTTGTCTGAGAAGATATTGGAAAAATATCTGAACTTCGCAGCTTTGTGCCTCCAAAATTGAAATTTCAACTCCCCTTAGCAATGCCAAGTCGGAACAATTTGataattatattttgaaatatCTGTTAAAACTGCAGACCAAATCCCCGCCTATCCTATCCCTGTCCTCATGTTAATCATTTATGGAGTAGCATCATCATTCAATATTATGCATAATTCTTCCCAACCTGGCTCTGATAAATAAACCTCTGTCTTAATATCCTCACGTACTCCCTTGTTGGCCAGGAAGTCCGCACCTTTATTTGCCTCTCTAAAAATATGCTCTAATCTGAACTCCGGAATACTCTTAAGTAGATCAATTATAATTTTGACATGACTTCTGCGCTTCCAATTCGGTGTATCCTCCTTCATGATTGCATTGATGATGATCTGGGAGTACCCTTCAATGATAATTGGGAACAACTTTCCTCTTATACACAATCTCAGTCCTTTTTCTAATGCTAAAATTTCTGCCTCATTATTCGTAGCTACTCCTAGACCACCATAACAGCCTGCCACCATATCCCCTCTGCTATTTCTAACAATGCATCCAAACCCTGCCTCACCTGGATTTCCtttagctgccccatcaaaatttagcttgaaCTGGCCTTCTTCCGGGGTCTTCCATCGAGCCTCATTCGCTCTATTCTTCTGATTATTAATAACCACCCCAGGGGCCCTTAAATTTCCCCACATCTCTTGAACCTCTTTATCCCAACTCGAAATAAAGCCAACTTTCCTCTGTTCAGCTTTCCTACCCGCAATCTCAGCAATTCCCTCACTAATTTTCTGAACAATCTTACTACTATCTAGTTCTTTCTCACAAAAGATTCTCCGGTTCCGTTCTTTCCATAACTGCCACACCACCATTGAGGGGGAAATCAACCATAAAGATCCCCAAAGTGATTTCTGATTTATGACTGGCCACCTACCTATGAATAGGTTAAAGTTCTCATCATACACCGAATTCTAGCCTAATTTGAATTTCACCCAATTCCAGCAAGCTCTCGCTACTTGACACTCGTACAATAAGTGATTAGTTGTCTCCTCCGCCATTTTACACATGACACATACACTGGGACCATAGATGCCATAAGTCTTCAACCTCTCTCCTGTTAATATTCTTCCATGATAAGCTGTCCACAAGAAGGCACCAGCTCTTGGTGCAACCATCTTGTCCCAACAAACTCGAAATGGCCATTCAGTGACTTCCTGCATTATGTGCATGGTTTGATACCCCAGGTTTACTTTGTATTCTCCTGACTTCGCTGCATACCATATAATTTCATCCTCCTCCCTATTTAGGACAATTCTTCTTGACTCTAAGATCTCTCTTACTTTCTCCCTACTGTCCAAACTGATATAATCCTTATTCGGTATTTTCCATCTGAAAAGACCACTTCCTAAAGGGAATTCCTCAATGTAGTCTACCACAAATTCCCCACACTCTCTTTCTGCCAGGTGGATCCATTCCTGTGCTCCCAGTACCTTGATGACTTCCACATGACCGTTCCATGAGTCGTGCCAAAATCTCGCTTTTCGACCATTCCCAATTTTCCATGAGATATGATTGGTGATGATGTGTCTACTTTCCTTCATAAATTTCCAGGTTGCCGATCCATTAATCAACGAATCAGCAGTAAGAATTCTCATGGGATCATCATTATCCAAATATTTCTTCTGCATTATCTGGCACCACTGTTTCTCAGGCGACCTGTACATTTTCCATATGAGCTTCGCCCCCAAAGCTAGATTCTGATGTTCTAATCTTCTTAACCCTACTCCTCCATTTGTCTTGGATTTGCAAGCGACATTCCAATGAATCAGCGGGATCTTTTTGTTGTCCATAACTCCTTCCCATAGAAATTTTTTAAGAAAACTCTCTAAAGCATTTATCGCCTTCGCTGACAACTTAAAGCAAGACATTGCATAGATAGGCATAACAGAAAGAATAGATTTGATGAGTAATATTCTACCAGGCAATGCCGGCCATTTATTTTTCCATAACTCCATCCTTTTCCTGCATTTGGAAATGAGATCTTCCCAAAGAACAGGTTTGGATGCACCAGTGAACATAGGAACCCCTAAATAAGTTGACGGCAGACATCCTACTTCCCATTTCAGTATTGATCTTATCCTTTGCTGAACTATCCTCTTAGTGTTAAAAAAGAAAACCACCGATTTACTGTCATTTATTGTCTGACCTGCTGCCTTGGCGTACAATCCCATAGTTTTCTTAATAACCTCAGCTTCTAGTACATTTGCCTCCCCAAATAGCATCGTGTCATCGGCAAATTGAGAATGCGTGCAAGCCTCCAAATCTTCATGAAAGATCAATCCTTTCCATAACTTGATATCCCTCTGTCTGTGAACATATCTGCTTAACGAATCTGCCATTAGGACAAAAAGGGacggggaaatgggatccccttgtctCAAACCATTACCGCTTCCAAAGAAACCATACAGGGAGCCATTCATTGCAATAGAGAAATGAACCGTACTTATACATAGCTCTATAATTTTAATCCAATTCTTATCAAACCCAAATTTCCCTAAAACTTTGAGAATAAATTGCCAGCAAACCTTGTCATATGCCTTGGTAAAGTCCAGTTTGATCACCATAGCTCGCCTTCTTTCCGTGACTATGGTATGTAATGCTTCTGCTGTCAATATGATGCTGTCCGCTATCTCCCGTCCCGACGTGAAACCATTCTGTTCCCTTGAGATAAGTTTTGGCAATAATATCTTCAATCTGTTTGCCAAAGCTTTAgttaagattttgtaaatagaattTCATAGCGCGATTGGTCTATAATCACCTAGGCGCTTTCCCCCAACTCTCTTAGGAATCATTATTAAGATTGTGTTATTAATTTCTTTAACGAACTTCCCTTTCTTTCTGACATCCTCAAGAACATTGTGAATATCATCTTTCACAAACTCCCAACAAACTTGAAAAAACCTAGTCGGGAATCCATCCGACCCTGGAGCTTTATCCGGATGAAGTCCAAACACCGCCGACTTCACTTCCTCCATCGAGAAGGGAGCCATCAACATAATGTTGTCCGACCCCGAGACTAGGTTGGGGATATTCACCAACAAATCTTCCACTGCCTCAACATCTTCCTCCATATTGGCATTCAGTAGACTTTGGAAATAGTTAACTGCCTCTTTCCCAATAATGCCACTATCAGAAAGCACATTCTCATTGCTGTCCTCTATCTCCGAAATCTGATTAGAGATCCGCCTTGCCTTAACTTAGGCATGGAAAAATTTTGTGTTCTTGTCTCCTTCTCGAATCCACAGTTCTCTAGCCTTATCTCTCCAATAAATCTCTTCCCTTGCTAATATCTCATTTAATGAGTTCTTCAGCCTTTTTTCTTCTTCAAATTCGATACTAGTCATTCCTTTCTCCATGACAATCAAATTCAGCTTCTCTAGCTCCTTCCCAATCTTATCTTTTTCTTCGAAAATATTCTTGAAGACATCTCTATtccatattttcaatttgttcttaaCAAACAACAATTTCTTAACAAAACAAAAACTGGGAGTACCTTGAATATGTTTGCACTCCATCCACCATTGCTCGAGTTGGCTCTTGAGAGATTTCTCCCTCCACCACATGTTCTGAAATTTGAAATAGCCACCTCCCCCTTGTGTTGCAGTCCCAATGTCCATCTGCAAAGGGTAATGATCCGAAGTGCTGATAGGGAGAGTACTGGCAATGGTAGGTATCCCTTCCAGAATCCATCCTTCCCCCACCAAAAACCTGTCCAGCCGCTCTGCAATGTTGGTGAACCCCTGTCTTCTATTGGTCCACGTGAACCATCCTTCCACTGGAATACAATCCGTTGCTTCAATCCTACGCACAAAATTTTTGAATTCCAGCATCTCCTTACTGATCCTATTACTTCCCCCTCTTTTTTCTGTTAGATCCAAAATGGCGTTGAAATCTCCCCCAACAATAAATTTCTTGTCAGTGCATTTTAAAATGCTATCTTCCAGCTCGCCCCAAAGTTTGGTTTTTTCATCTGAACCAGTTGGTCCATACACATTCCAAATCCGCACTCCATATTTCCTGTCTCTATTATGTGCCATGCAGGTCATCCAATTCTTGTTCCCACTAACCTCTGTAATTAGAACCTTATCAGGGTTCCACACTATCCCCAAACCTCCAGAATTGCCTTCAGCCATTTGGAAGCGTCCTTCCCACCTCTTACAATATCTAACAAACCTTTCCCCTTCCTCACAACTGAGCTTAGTTTCCTGTAGCATAATGATGTCACACGATGTATTACTAAGATGATGCTTCACCATCCTACGTTTGTCAGGGGCCCCTAGTCCCCTGACATTCCAGCTTAAAATCTTCATTGCTTCCCAAGAGGGTTGATCCCCCCCTTGGTACTCTTCCTCCTTAAAAATTCAGACACACTTAAGAGTCCTTTCTCTtcggcttcttcttctctctttttcctaTTGGACTTCCTTTCAACAGTGCCTCTTCCAGTCCTATGTCCACAGGTTGTAGTCTGTTTGATTGTTCTGATGTCACAGATGTCCatttcatcctcttcttcctctacctctgtctCCCACTCTTCCTCAATGTGACTATCATTATCTGATAAATTGACCTTGGTTGCATCCTCCGCTTCCCTACAATTTTGTTTATCCTGCATCGTCTTACCCTCATCTCCAGTTTGTTGTATTATTTTCGGGTCCTTTTTCTTTAAGATctcctcatttgctaccttgactGAAGACGTCTTTATTATTTCCTCTTCTTTCTGCCCTTTCTTGTCTTTCGTTCCTCTGGATTGCGTGGTCTCTGCGCCTATAGGTTTCCACATTGTCTGCGTTTTTTTTTTTGTGCTCTTGCAGTTCCTCGACGAGTGGTCCCGTTTTCCACATTCCAGACAAAAGTATTTATCTTCTTCTATCTCCATTGTTTGAATCCATCCCTGTCCCTGCGCTACGAGTCTGACTTCTGAAGGTATTTTCCTCACAACCGCAATGAAAATCCTGGCATACAGGTATGAGTCGCCTTCCGCGATTTCTCTGTCAATTTCGAGCAGGGTACCCAACGATCGACCAATTTTACAAAGAGCCTCCTCCGTCCAATATTCCATTGGTAAGTAGTTTAATCTGACCCAGAGGGGCTTGTCATAAGCAAAAGTCTTCAAAGGGTTGAAGTTTCGATGCCATAGTTGAATGTACAGAGGGGCCGATCCCATACTCCATAATCCGCCCTCTAATACTTTCTGTCTTTCCTCCTCCGTTGCAAAGATAACAATGAAGAAGCCACGTGATAAAAACTTGGTGATCTGAGGAGTGTCCCAATTTTCTTTTATCCATTCCTGAATCTTCTTCCTTTCGAATCTCGGTCCAACAAATTTGCAGATAATGGTGAGATCCTTCAAACATTCCAGGTCCTCCTCGATTTCTTCTGACACATCTATTGTGAAAATTTTTGAAGATTGCCCCACGTCTGCATAACTATCCTTCTGCCTTTCTGTGTTCTCCACTCCTTCCCTTGTCTCCCTCCCATGCTGAATCCCAACCTGCAACTCCTTGCGCAGCACCTTCCCGCTCTCcatgaattcaaattttttttttctaatgaattaattaaataaataaagatttatttaattaatagaagaagtaggataattaaataaataagaatatttatttaatttaggaaaaggataatttaaataaataaatgtatttatttaaatgagaaataaggctagaagaggataaatgaattaattaaataaataaggatttatttaattaatagaagaattaggcttagataattaaataaataaaatatttatttaattagactggacaattttaggtgtctacattttgcccctctttgagacaatgcgacttgtcgcgttgtttcaaagaagataagatgaactgatacatagttgccccagaatgggaatgatatgccccctcaagagattggatgaaaatgtctgaaaagattgcagacaatctctcgataagaaagaaaggctagaatggattgatcggataaagtgacaaagtcacgggatagtgaagactgactcggaaaatgaaggcgagggctagggtaggctataagatagaccacgggggaaaatacatcctcattgtcatctacacattcacaagagcatattgcaaagtgaaaatagagcaggagcagtcagcaacgatgactttcactcacagattcgaccgcattcgccgatttcagaggccaacagaggcaggagagccagtaagtaccacaaaacctcctcgtactttgacgaatttaattttgtcattaatgcatgctaggtagagtaataaatgctcttagaatagggtccaaaaaatgtcaaaaacatgtaggcatgtctgcgttggtgccaggtgcgtttgtgtccaaaaatgtaaatttttgtcttctaggtcaaatcgacagttctgtgatgaacatatgctatcgattggataagttgctgagaggatacactcaagcaggtcctctagggaagactaggataacaaatagggctaggattgacaattctgtgatagaacatacgttgccaattaggaaacttctcaagaggattcactcaagcagaggccctaggataggatagatcaaggcactttgtgatgaatagtgagtaccaagatatagtactttgtgatgaacagggagtactaaaatatgagtagcactttgtgatgaacagggagtgcaaatgtgagtaacactttgtgatgaatagggagtgtcacacacatagtactttgtgatgaacagtgagtaccactaggataactagcaacactttgtgatgaacagtgagtgtcactagggtagatagccatatgcatttagatagcgagtagcattttgtgataaacaatgaatgccactataactgacatgattgagttgtttgactataggagtatttgccgatgctagagtcatgggagagattcccgtcgacgcagaggttgcgacctgagttgtcgctcgagaacagagctgccattgaggagatgggtttgagacatgtgctgtatgtgcctgagttttgggcaaacatgggtttgctaactgctctggttgagagatggcactctgagacgtgcacgtttcatctgccgatgggtgagatgacagtcaccctagaggatgtatataggattatgcggataccgattgatggggagctgattctgtacgatcgagatggagacagggatgcccttagacgagtgttctaggatccaagactggagatgagggtgggacacgtggcataggataccatgacatggataggattagcactaccaatagtgttggcaggagtgatcagtgagttcctctgtatcagttttgtaccattttgtataatgaagtagacacctacgggtgattgtagccatatgattttgacatcattgtatcatgacactttatatatatatatatatgagatgatgcatctttgcggcagctatatgcatgtgtacctatgtgatgagatgtttttatgtgatgcttatgatatggatgcaaatatgtatatgatgcaatgcaatatttttttttgttcgtttatgttttatatgtgtatgcatgatgcaaatgtgaatgtaagtaatgcagatgaatatgataatgcaaatgtaaattgtgctaacaggtgttgtgtgcaggatgtgatgcagttgtgatatctatatgtatgtatgaaatgcttatatgtggtaatgtaggtgcagctacatgaaatgcaaatgtttttggtgtgtcattatactcagtcatgtgatagtaggctacacggactcgagaaggatgatggaagtcaatcaagaaagggggaatgaaagacataagatatgaaagtgaaagagcttcttgtgcgttatcatcattgagctttattatggcaagataggttatgacaattgaggcatatgttcgacccagaaagtcattgtacctgtttgcatggagataagacagtcatagacaaggaatgccccaattcatactagattctcagtgtcctcatatccttagacaagtcatagcattactaagagacaatccacagacaaaaaatacaaataggtgacgataccccatcctcgcctttctagtcaaagacatcctagagatagaatctctagtcaaagacatcccgaaaaagctaaaagacatgtcaccaaaaaagatgaaatcaaaagaaaaccaagactcgacaccaacatccactgtagtcctcaagtttagtgtctcttatcacttgtataagtcttatttgattgtggtcacaatgtttactttcacagaaaggatagatagcactgaaccataatgttgtctgagtctgttgaaagatttgatttgttgaagcccattgtttttgctgtctcatctgaaactgatactttattgcgaagaagacgaaaccttattgcagattggtgatgcaaatgttgctttattgcggattgtgcgcggatagactgaaggaagctggaagaaactgtactcctcaaaacatgtgatgttctcagttccacacccatcactagacataggatttgccttagccacagataggatctgatttattatggatggaaagggaggtttattatgaatggctaaccaatcttgggtagatcaataacaagccatgatgggaatgggtaagtttattataaaCGAatatgttgtgagtgtgtgcaaagtgaaatgatgaaagagaatcctgaaggagggaggagcaatgtctctacgcatggcgctggtgacccagttttcaccatggtacttgcccagggcgccaccgaagtggtttttatcgttggacgaaattatttctctttacttttttcgatttttcaatgttttttgtgtcacaaggcgcctgtttgccaggttttcaccaagtatcgatttttttgttttaaattttttttttttttgtatttttgaaatttttgatttttttgtatattaaatttttttttttgattttttttgtatttttgatttttttgggtattctgaagagctatgtgtagaacctgtgaaggtgcatgctgttgataggatcctccaaaggttcaccttctgtagttgagagctgatatgcaccagatccatatgctgttgtaataatgtaaggaccaagccagtttggttcgaacttgcccttcttctctctgtcttgttgatttttaggattttctctaagaaccaagtcacctacctcaaatgtgcgaggcttaaccttgtgattgtagctgcgactcattcgttgttggtaagccttgagatgattaaaagaagtttgtgttcgttcatccagtagttcgagctcttgtaagcgagagaccctatagtcttcgtcactgatgatgttttgcaaagagacccgtaaagaggataactcaacctcaataggcaagatagcttcaacgccataaacaagtgaatagggtgtagctcctgtaggtgtgcggacacttgtgcgataggcccaaagtgcaggattaagttggatatgccaattatgaccaacatcgtcgactgtcttctttaggattttaaggattgttttgttagacgcctcggcctggccattaccttgggggtaatatggtgtggagaaatgatgggaaatatggaaccggtcacagagttcacgaacatcctgatttttgaagggtcgcCCGTtttcagtgataatggaaataggaataccgtatcggcaaatgatatagttaaggatgaatgcagcaatctgttttccagtaacttgtgtgagaggcacaacttcaatccattttgtaaaatactctgtggcagtgataatgaatttatgaccattggaagaaggagggtgaatcttgcctatgagattgagtccccactgacaaaagggccaaggagacgcaagtggttgaagttcttgtgctggcgcatgtatgaggtctccatgaatttgacactgcttacatttcttgacaaactgatatgagtctttttccatattgggccagtaatatccagtcctgatgagtctcttggccaaggtaggaccactagcatgcggaccacacatccattcatgcacttctcgtaacgcaatctgagctttgtcgctttctaaacatctaagaagagtgccatctagacctcatcggtataggatatcagctaaaatgacatagcgagaggattggcgaatgaaagtgcaacgttggttatttgatagatcaggaggtaaagtattgtcacgtaggtatgtgaaaatggagccatataactgggattcgggaccgacaatgcATATCGTCTcaataggcatgatctcatatgaagggaccaaaaggttatccaccaagaactcatagcgggtctcgtttggaggtaaataaattagtgaagcaattgtagccatggcatctgtggcgcgattctgctctcttggtatctgctcaaagtctatctttgtgaagtgttgtttcaggtcatccaccatttgtttataaggcattaacttttcatcttttttttggtaatcatcaattgcttgacggatgacaagttgggaatccccaaaaacacgaagctcctggatcttccattgaactgcaattcgtaatcctgttgttaatgcctcatattccgctatattgttagtgcaaggaaatgataagcggtatgattttggtatagaatctccttgaggagttataaagaggatgccag
This window harbors:
- the LOC131874942 gene encoding uncharacterized protein LOC131874942 → MKILSWNVRGLGAPDKRRMVKHHLSNTSCDIIMLQETKLSCEEGERFVRYCKRWEGRFQMAEGNSGGLGIVWNPDKVLITEVSGNKNWMTCMAHNRDRKYGVRIWNVYGPTGSDEKTKLWGELEDSILKCTDKKFIVGGDFNAILDLTEKRGGSNRISKEMLEFKNFVRRIEATDCIPVEGWFTWTNRRQGFTNIAERLDRFLVGEGWILEGIPTIASTLPISTSDHYPLQMDIGTATQGGGGYFKFQNMWWREKSLKSQLEQWWMECKHIQGTPSFCFVKKLLFVKNKLKIWNRDVFKNIFEEKDKIGKELEKLNLIVMEKGMTSIEFEEEKRLKNSLNEILAREEIYWRDKARELWIREGDKNTKFFHA
- the LOC131874943 gene encoding uncharacterized protein LOC131874943, whose product is MESGKVLRKELQVGIQHGRETREGVENTERQKDSYADVGQSSKIFTIDVSEEIEEDLECLKDLTIICKFVGPRFERKKIQEWIKENWDTPQITKFLSRGFFIVIFATEEERQKVLEGGLWSMGSAPLYIQLWHRNFNPLKTFAYDKPLWVRLNYLPMEYWTEEALCKIGRSLGTLLEIDREIAEGDSYLYARIFIAVVRKIPSEVRLVAQGQGWIQTMEIEEDKYFCLECGKRDHSSRNCKSTKKKTQTMWKPIGAETTQSRGTKDKKGQKEEEIIKTSSVKVANEEILKKKDPKIIQQTGDEGKTMQDKQNCREAEDATKVNLSDNDSHIEEEWETEVEEEEDEMDICDIRTIKQTTTCGHRTGRGTVERKSNRKKREEEAEEKGLLSVSEFLRRKSTKGGINPLGKQ